From a single Alkalihalophilus pseudofirmus genomic region:
- a CDS encoding helix-turn-helix domain-containing protein → MNKMAKRLKWLRGKHKLAQKEVAAELDISMGGYQKIEYGERLPSVEVLASLAELFDVSIDFLVGNINQTNQMLNLKEEIIRMSGAKDVDLVLSMIHDLPEEEENEAWKHLNEMQNEFYGFIESVEYKLKEDMESYFDLLLDMPDANIKEDSIVILAHPFDFYIQNSLVGDKYIIMLNNRLVHGVEVFRTDDLGGAEEVRHELEGMFRIVPRSYSELINSKLRGR, encoded by the coding sequence ATGAACAAAATGGCTAAGAGGTTGAAGTGGCTTAGAGGTAAGCATAAGCTTGCTCAAAAGGAAGTGGCAGCGGAACTAGACATTTCAATGGGAGGATATCAGAAAATAGAATATGGGGAAAGACTCCCAAGTGTTGAAGTGCTGGCGAGCTTAGCTGAACTGTTTGATGTGAGTATTGATTTTCTAGTAGGGAATATAAATCAAACGAATCAAATGCTAAACCTAAAAGAAGAAATCATTCGAATGTCTGGAGCAAAAGATGTTGATTTAGTACTTTCTATGATACACGATTTGCCAGAAGAGGAAGAGAACGAAGCGTGGAAGCACTTAAATGAAATGCAAAATGAATTTTATGGTTTCATAGAGTCGGTTGAATACAAGTTAAAAGAAGATATGGAGAGTTATTTTGATCTATTGCTCGATATGCCCGATGCCAATATTAAGGAAGATAGTATAGTAATTCTAGCTCATCCATTCGATTTCTATATTCAGAATTCATTAGTTGGCGATAAATATATTATTATGCTAAACAACAGACTAGTTCATGGAGTTGAAGTATTTAGAACTGATGATTTAGGCGGTGCTGAAGAAGTCCGACATGAATTAGAAGGTATGTTCAGAATTGTACCTAGAAGCTACAGCGAACTTATTAACAGTAAACTTAGAGGGAGATAA
- a CDS encoding DNA-methyltransferase, which produces MLLNKIYNMDCLEGMAMLPNKSVDMILCDLPYGVTNQNKWDQIIPFDKLWEQYNRLIKDNGAIVLTAVKPFSSMLIMSNPKMYRYDIVWSKNKSTGFLNAKKMPLRAHEEILVFYKKLPTYNPQKTTGHKPANSYTKHTSDGTNYGKTKHGISGGGQTDRYPTSVWDIKVMNNDDPHKFHPTQKPIELFEKLIKTYSNEGELILDNCMGAGTTAAACIKTNRKYIGFEIEKEYYSKSLEYIKTVY; this is translated from the coding sequence GTGTTATTAAATAAAATATACAATATGGATTGCTTAGAGGGTATGGCTATGCTTCCTAATAAGTCAGTTGATATGATATTATGTGATTTGCCATATGGTGTTACAAACCAAAATAAATGGGATCAAATCATTCCTTTTGATAAGCTTTGGGAGCAGTACAATAGACTAATTAAAGACAATGGAGCGATAGTTTTAACAGCAGTAAAACCATTTTCATCTATGTTAATTATGAGCAATCCTAAGATGTATCGCTATGATATAGTATGGAGCAAAAACAAAAGCACAGGCTTCTTAAATGCCAAGAAAATGCCACTTAGAGCACATGAGGAAATATTAGTTTTCTATAAAAAACTACCTACATATAATCCACAAAAAACAACAGGTCATAAACCTGCAAACTCTTATACCAAACATACGAGCGATGGAACAAACTACGGAAAAACTAAGCATGGTATATCAGGTGGAGGACAAACGGACAGATACCCTACATCTGTGTGGGACATTAAAGTAATGAATAATGATGATCCTCACAAATTCCATCCCACCCAAAAACCAATTGAGCTATTTGAGAAGCTTATAAAAACATACAGCAATGAGGGTGAATTAATATTGGATAATTGTATGGGAGCTGGAACTACAGCTGCAGCATGTATCAAAACCAATAGAAAATATATTGGATTTGAAATCGAAAAAGAGTATTATAGCAAGTCACTAGAATATATAAAAACAGTTTATTAA
- a CDS encoding DUF1653 domain-containing protein codes for MGIDYYSCEVCGDSFPDVIDYGYCSNCEEVLCGDCRDAMGQKYGVLGEDHEKADDFGEEAPEHCDSCYKPERIKYHTVVVSGTYRHYKNKKKYKVIETATHTESEEYLVIYYCLDDLYGEHKMFARPKEMFEEGLTIENQTVPRFELLSPKLKSD; via the coding sequence ATGGGTATTGATTACTATTCTTGTGAAGTTTGCGGTGATTCCTTCCCTGACGTAATTGACTATGGATACTGTAGTAATTGTGAAGAGGTATTATGTGGAGACTGTCGTGATGCAATGGGACAGAAGTACGGTGTGCTAGGTGAGGATCATGAAAAAGCAGATGATTTCGGAGAAGAAGCACCTGAACATTGTGACTCATGTTACAAGCCAGAAAGGATTAAGTATCATACAGTTGTGGTTAGTGGAACTTATCGACACTATAAAAACAAAAAGAAATACAAAGTTATTGAGACAGCTACGCACACAGAATCAGAAGAGTATCTTGTGATCTATTATTGCTTAGATGATTTGTATGGAGAGCATAAAATGTTTGCTAGACCGAAAGAGATGTTTGAAGAGGGATTAACTATTGAGAATCAAACAGTGCCAAGATTTGAGCTATTATCACCCAAACTTAAGAGTGACTAA